The nucleotide sequence CTATAGGCTCGCGCCGGTACTCTTGTTTATGACATGGTCGAACAATAAATATTACACCTCTTCTACTAAATTCAAGTCTAACTAGTTAAATTGCTTCTGCTCATTCACCTTATCTCAAATTACGATATTCATGGCGGATCCATGTGTGCATTGTGGAGTTAATGGTAAGTCATCTCTTAtcttgagttattttttgttggtttttcataagctctctctACCAGAGGAATTCATATTCAACGTAGGGGTGTTCACTTTCAAACTGATCTAAAATAATAAGTAAACCTATCCAACAAAAAAGACCCGCACAAAACAGAATTATTGGATGTATTTTGATAAACTATTGTAAAAATCACCGAATTGGATATGATATTGAAttccttttttaaaatcaaaccgAACCGTATACACAAATATTAATACttttttatatacataaaatattgaattaatctattatcaattagtttttttaataatactaattagttaaatttaattcaattttttttactatttcatGTGGTGcaaacataattgatttttttccttcctaattgttaattttttgtatattatatgttatatttcGCATCAAACCTGTTATTTTGCCGTATCTTTATGATATTACTTTTAAGAGGGGAGTTCGCGGGTTGGACTGGTTTAGTTTTGGGAGGAAAAACCATCCGATCCAAAATTTGAAATAGTGTATTCCTGGGTTGGGCTGGTTTGATTTTTTAAGTATGTTTTATAGTGATTGTAAAAACAATCTTCAACTTTTAGATAGCAGACGACAAAATTTGAGGGATTAGTTAAACCCTTAATTAATCCAACCAACTCTGCATTCCTAGTAAATCCACTAAGCTCCAATGCCACCAATAGTTATAGAAATAGGGCCAAACAGATCACTCAATCTTGAGAAAACATACAACAGTTTCTTAGCCAAATCCATTAGCACAACCCCTTCCCACCAATTGGCGACGTTAAATAAAGCATATTGATGATAATTTATATTATCTACATTCCTTATATATACTCCATTATATTTTGGCCAGCAACTTGTACAAATAACTAGAATATGAGACGAAAATTATCAAGGGAAACATATATTGGGCACTAAATCTTTTGTATACCATAgttaaaaattatcataaatgcatATTGCTGAAGTGGGGTTACTTGTTTGTTGTTGGTCAATTTTTATTGTAGTTTATTGTGACAAGGCAATATGTTGTTTGTTGAGTGACACCTATTATAATGTTATAATTGTAaccaatagaaaatatattttttctataaaaaaataactcattaaactattcatttaacATATGGGTGTAATTGAGTGTACCATAAAAATTGCCTTAAAACATACTTAAAAAATGTTTGCATggtattaaaattaaaattaagatatTGTACTCTAATGAAAATATGCATGCACCGTTCTTTTTATAGGGCTTTTAACGTAGTTATAtttaatactattttttaaatggGTGAAAGTGTACTTGGATTGCTTAAGCAAGTCTTGAATTCAAGTCTTGTAGATGAAAACCCGTGGTTGGAGGGGAGACTCCAACTACATTAGTCATATACAAAGTTGGTGTATACTTCGCATACATCACATGGTTACGAAATATTATAGGTCAATCcctaaaaaatagaaattaacgccaatttcaaagtttttaaCGTTTTCTTTTTACTCTAGTTTTTAATGTGAATCTCAtcttacattattattatttatcttataACATGGTTTCAACAGAAACTCAAGTTTGGCGCAAAGGACCATATGAGACGCCAATATTGTGTAACGCTTGTGTTTTACATTTCAAGGCGAAAGGAACCCTCGCTAACTATCTCCCAAAGAGAGCCCAACACAATCAGTCATCGGACATTGACATTGAAAAAGCATCTGAAAGTAATGCAAATCTTTCAAACCAAACTTCAGAtaataaaaattgcaataagTTAATTGACTGTTCACCCCATATTTCACCAAATGTAAAGCACAAGTTATTCATTTTCCCTTCATTTTATATCatctatttttccttttcttgtgCATGGGTTTTATTGTAGCGGTTGAGAAAGTAATTTGTTGCTTAAGTTATTGAAATATCTAAATAAATTTATcgattgaaaatgaaaatgttggATATGACTCATAAGTAGTGTAAAATGGGCAAGACAAGTGAGCAAGAAAGACATTGTAAGAATATTCTTAAGGGATATAATTCAGGGGCATTGACATAATTTGAATcgtaatatttatatatgaattgTAACATtgtaaaccctaatttcctTCACTATCAATAAGAAGGAACTACAATTAATCTTTAGTCAAAGACGTAGACATACTTTTTGCCAAACTTCGTAACCAAACACTATGGTTCATTGTTTGTGttttatcatttcttttatcttctGTTACAATTTTCTCTTAAGATTTATTGGTTCAATAAAGTTTAATGAAGACGCCATGTGAGGCGAAACTAAATAGTATTAAGGAACACCTTTTTTATGGTGTTCCACGCTTGTTTGGAGGATTTCAAATTACCGAAGACTTCATTCATGCTATGATATACATGAGTGATAGTAAATgcaaaaatagtttatatttcCGTGTTTTGTAGTTGAAAATTTGATGGTCTGCAGCAAGACATAGCTTCTTGCCACCTATCAAACCATTGAATTGAGGTCATTCCAATGAAAGAGCATTCATTTAAGTATACACAATAATGgattttgaattaattatacTGTTGTGCATCATAAAGCGTACACACAACTCCATATGCCTACATACATATATAGAGAATTTATGCTAATACAATGACAACTAAAAAGAGTTGGTCTAAGATTGATCAATCAATCTCATCAATATATTTACACATTATTAGCTAGTATTCTCATGGTAATACAAATTTaatgtccccgtgagcttagctcagttggtagggacaaatgcataatatatgtaggggtcggggttcaaatcccggacactccacttctccacattaaaTATGTGTGAGCTTCAGCCACTatgctacctgacaaaaaaaaaaattattcattaataTGTAGCATGTAtgatgtataaatatttttttaatcattagcACCTTATTTTCTCAGGtgagaaaaatacaaatttatggAACATCAAAAtcccacaaaaaaaacattcatttgTAGAGGGGCATCCATCGTCTGAGACGTCGACACCAATAGAGACGCCGACATCAATGGAGATACCAACACCAATAGAGACGCCGACATCAATGGAGATACCAACACCAATAGAGACGCCGACACCAATGGAGACATTGACACCAATGGATGAGTTTCCACAAAAGCTTCTCAATCTATATGAAtctgagaaagaagaaaatgaatcaTCTCCTGACTATGATAAAATGAACAACTTTATACCAAGCGATGAGATAGGTCTTGGATGCATTCGTctaaagacaaatgatacttctACAGGTCAAGATGGTTAAATCGATCTTCTGAAACTaaatgtcaaattaaattttgaaaggtTTAAATAAAGTGACATAAAAATGGCCTTTCTATCAAGTCTATCTAGTCTGAGgccaattttaatttcttttctatcagtttatttcttcatttttaaagACTGAAAAGATAAGATTATTCTTGTGAGAACTTGCAGAACTCATTGTAGTATTTCACTGGAGGTTATTAATGTATATGCAAAGAAGTGTAGTTTAATCAAgctttggtaaaaataaaaaaaaaatcttgagatAAATTTCATGAGCTCAAAGCTGTAACTTTTCAGATACTTCGCTATATCTTGAGATAAATTTCTTTAGTATGTgattattggtttttttttttttttttgaaagaatgtgATTCCTGATTGGTTATTGGTTGTGCACTTCTGCTTGATGCATTGAATCTTGTCTGACATCCAAGCATCAAGCAATGTGGAAGACGTGACAAAGATTCTAAAATTCATTGAGCAAATTCCTTGGTTGGATCACCAAAGGTTTTCTGCTACTACGAAAGCTTACACTTATGCTACTATTCAACAACCAAATTATAAATCAGTCTAGTAGCAGATAATGGTACTCAAAGCAAGAAAATCAAGTAAACAGTGCATAGTCGATTGATAAAGACTGATAATTACAGAACCATAGTACCTACGAATGATAAAGACTGATAATTACAAATCATAGACTTCTGCTATTCAACAACCAAATTATAAATCAGTCTAGTAGCAGATAATGGTACTCAAAGCAAGAAAATCAAGTAACCAGTGCATAGTCGGTCGATAAAGACTGATAATTACAGAACCATAGTACCTACGAATGATAAAGACTGATAATTACAGAATCATAGCAGCTACATATCAGGGGATGAAATTGGTCCTAGATAATCCCCTTCCAAGCCAACCAATGCCTGAAATTCCCTCTCTGCCTCCATCCACTTTGTACCGATCACCACAACTCGAACCTTGACATCTTTGGCAATCTTGGGCATTTTCTGATTCATGAAATATGGGTTTTCACCGAGAACATACACATACCCAGGCATCTTGCTACTTGAGAGATAGGCATTCTCTATTGGACCAATTCGCATGAAAACCCCATGCTTCAGCACCTTGTGGACGACACCCTCCAATACCTCACCCTTGAAAATCTTGAAGGTCACGGCATTGAAAACAACAGGGAACAGAACATCTCCAGTATGTTGCCTGACTTTCCCCTCTCCTATTTTATCCAGTGTAGTCACCGCAAGAAAGTATCCCATGTCTTTTGTCGCCTTTTTTGCAGCGAAATCGCTTAAAAGCCGGATGAGGATTGCCCGTTGAAGCATGAGACTGCCTGGCTTCAGGTTCTCTGCAGCAATGATGACATTCCAAGGAAGCTGCACTTTGAGAAACATTGTGCTATATTCCATGGCATATCAAATTATACTAGTGTCAGTAGGTGTATATATAATTACAAATGCACAGAAGTTCTTTAATTATAAGGTATACAGTAGATGCTAATAATTACACAAATGAATAGCACAAGTGATTTTGTTGGCAGGAAACTAATGTCACCACAATAAAGATTTTACTAGGAGATGATGAAGTTATGAATGTAGAAATTATTCAAACACAGATTCTATATAAGCTTTTCAAATAAAGATACAAATGTTCCTACCAACTATATAAACCTAGAACATGCAAAAATCTTTCCTAATTCAGAACCTTTGAAATTTAAAGTGATCATACAAATTTTATGCTTAAAAATGCAAACCCAAATTCGACAAAGTTAAGGAAATATATAAATTCTCAGATCTGTTAACAATTAACATGGTAGAGATGACAGCTAGTTAAAAGACTTAAATAATGGCCATATTCAGTGGTTGTAGCCAAATTATACTAGAGCATCAGTATATATACATAATAACAAAGTTACAGAAATTCTCTAAATATAAAGTATACAGTAGATAGATGGTAATGGCTAAACCGATGAATGGCAAAATTGAATTGTTGCTAGGAAACTAATGTCACCACAACCAATATTATGCTGGGAGATCATAGTGTTATGAATGTCGAAACTATTCAAAACACAGATATACATAAGCTTTTCAAGTTCACTGCTTTTCAAATAAAGATACACATTTTCATACTTACTACATAAACCaagaacatataaaaaaaaaaaaatcctatttcAGACTCCTTGAATTATAAAAATACCATACAAATTTTATGCTTAAAAGTATAAAACCAAATCCGACAAAATtcagaaaatataaattttcagaTCAGTTAACATGTAGTAACTAACAGTGCAGCTGCAGTAGAAGCGATAGCTAGTTAAAAAAGATTTCAATGATGACCATATTCAGAGGCCACAGTCAAATCATGAACATAAATTGTAGTATATGAAGTACAGACTCAAACACGGACATGACACGGTGATGttgacaccgataataattttaaaaaatgacataaatcaATGTAATCATATGTTTTGGTGTCAGACACGATACATATCCGACACCgtgacacgcctaatccgaggagtatATGTGCTTCATGTATCACCAATCCAAGATAAAATGCATAAGGCAGCTGACAAATCATATGCAAATTGTAGTTTACTTGGAATCACCAATAATGAATAGCAAAAGTGACTTTGCTGGTAGGAAAGGAAACTAATGTCACCACAATCAATATTTTACCAGGAGATGGAGTTATGATTGTAGAAATCATCTAAACACATTATACATAAGCTTTTCAAGTTCACgtcttttgaaataaaaaacaaatgtcCCTACTTACTACATAAACCTAGAACATATAAAAAGTCTTTCCTAATTAAGACCCTTTGAATTGTAATATATTCATACGAATTTTATGCTTAAAAATGCAAACCCAAATTCGTCAGAATTCAGAAAATATAAATTCTCATATCAGTAGTTAACATGTAACTAAGAGAGCAGTagaagtgataaaaaaaagggcaacccggtgcactagagCAGTAGAAGTGATAGCTAGCTAACAAATACTTCGACCATATTCAGTGGCTATAACCAAATCATGCACATAAATTGTAGTGTCACCTTTCTAAAGATAAAATACATATCGAAATGGGAATAGAAAATGTTTTTACAAAGCAAACGAGCCGAAGTTTTCAACTTCCATAAGCATTTTATCTTAGATGGCGACACTGCAATTTTCGTGCATGATTTGGCTATAGAAAATACAAAATCCAAggattgcaattttttttctttctccagcAACTGATTTTACAAACAAACCCCATATTCAATGAGAAGAATTTAGACAAAGGTTATATTAAGATTTCTTTACAAACACATACTTAAcggaaaattgaaagaaaacaaaaaaactaaacaataaaGCCATGCACATTGATATATTGGTAAGAGAAACAAAATAAGTCAAATTCGTATTTGTTTGCAAGTGATAGAACCCTTAAGGGGGTAGTATCGTTAAGTGTTTGAAACAATGTGATgacggaagaaaaaaaaaagataccaAATATTGCTGAGagggataaaaaaaactaaccgaGTGAAGAAGTGCAGCAAGAAACTCGAGGAGGGAGATCGTGGCTGCAAAGATATTCAAACATGGGGATCCGTAAGCTTTTCAAATAAAGATACACATTGTCCTACTAACTACATAAACCAAGAACGTATTCAGACCCTTTGAATTATAAAGTAATCATACAAATTTTATGCCTGAAATGCGAAACCAGATTCGACAAAATTCAGAAAATATAAATTCCCAGATCATTTAACATGTAGTAACTAGCAGTGCAGTAGTAGTGGTAGCTaggttaaaaaagaaaaccgTCTGTTTAGAtcgacttatttgagcttatctactgacataagttttgtgagactgtttgggagaacttatgacattgttcataagctgttttgtgtTTTCAGCTTACTTCCATAAGTTGTCtcagatagcttatgaaaacagcttacagCTTATAcgaaaataaattaactttattttatctttagtCATATcaataagcacttatcatgatgCTCTTACTATAGACGgtaaataagctgtttatccaaacaaggacTTAAAACAATGACCATATTCAGTGGTTGTAGCCACATCATGAACATAAATTGTAGTATCACCAATACACGATAAAATGCATGAGGCAGCTGAAAACTCATGCAAAAAGTTAAGAAAAACCTATGGATTACAGTGTTTTTTTCTCCAGAAACTGATTTTACACACAAACCCCATACTCAATGGGGAAGAAGTTAGACAAAGgttaaattttaagatttttatacAAACACATAGTTAAcagaaaatttaaagaaaacaagagaaagccATGCACATTAATATATTGATAAGAGAAACAAAGCAAGTGAAATTCGGGTATAGTGATAGAACCCTAAAAGTGAAGTATCGTTAAGCATGCAAAACAGAGAAAAAGTGAAACAATGTGATACGCAAAACAGAAAATTATCAACTACTGTTGAGAGGAATCAGAAAACTGGAGTCTCAGTATATATACATAATTACGAAGGCACATAAACTTCTTAAATACAAAGTATACATTAGATGCTAATAATTAAACCAACGAATGAACAGAGCAATTTTGTTGGTAGGAAACTAATGCCACCACAATCAATATTTTGacttgaaataaatttgatagAGTATAATTACAGATGAAAAGGAGAGGATGAAGATGGTGGAGCAATGTAACGACCGCCGGAGACACACTGAAGGAGGGAGGAGTcggcggctagggtttgttTGAGAATGAGAGAGTTTTCCAGATTTCTTTggtcaagagagagaaaattaactttgaaataaatatgGTGTGTGtggaataaagttaaatgacaaaaaataaaataaaaagaaaattataaaaaaatacactagGTTTGTACGAGATAGAAGAGAGTTGCTGTTTACACATATGATAGGGctgaaaaacacatgtaaaagacgAAAATGCCTCTGCGGCAGTTACCTACCGAAGTTTGGAACCGgctgtagttaactgccgaactacggcagttaactgccgacgaaaaaaaaaaacctcggcACTTTACTGCCGAGGaactcataattatttttttttcctttttcattttgtttaattGGTATGGGCATGGGATAGCTTTCGGACTTATATTTAACTTTGATGTATGAAAATTCTGACAGATCCATCACTTTGCAAATAAAAATGCTGAGGCTTAGTGGCATCTACaagaatattttgaaaaattttaaTGTCAAGTTGATTGAAGGCCGTGGAAAGGTGGGATGATTCTTTGGATACATTTCCATGTACTAAATAgctttgtaattttaaaaaagaaaaaatatcaaatttttattgtgCTGATATTGCTTTTGTAATCTACAGATTGTAGAtccttgttttaaaaaaaaaaaaaaaaaattgatgaattccTCGGCAGTAAAGTGCCACTAAAATGCCGaggttttttattattatttttttttaacttttttcgtcggcagttaactgccgaaggaacttcggtagttaactgcagccggttccaaACTTCGGTAATTAACTGCCGCAggggtaaaaatgtcatttactcgtgtggcacagtcTTATgtaatgtgggaacagcaattctcgaGATAGAAAGAGGTAAAGGGGTAtagactttttttattgcaaaattagtgtaacataataaaaatataaataaataaattctttaaaaaatatataaaaaataataataataatattaatttctttatcaaataataaaaaaatagtagtagtttatttaacctctaaaaatataatttaataaatgttattttacacacacacacacacacacacatatatatatatatatatatccaacgACGTGTTTTTTTACAAGATCTAAAGACGTGttgttacattaattaatgaatattaaaatttaattttttttatattcataaaaacataaggtaaatatatttcattgttACATAAAAATAACGGTAAAACATTGATCGTTTGATACGTACAACATACCAAAGAGAGTAGTAGAAGAGGAGTGATGTGTATAGATTTGAAGTGAGGCAGTAAGAGACGatgtataaatagtttaaaagacaagttttaaaaaagattgataaaatatattatacaagGGTCAACTCATCActtcagaattttaaaataattgttgtaaACGAGACAAGTTGTCACTtcgcaaaatttttaaaaattattataaacaagacatgctgatataaattttaaaataagtattgaacatattttggtagtggtcggagtttgaaccccagaccttggatatattatgcattatccaaaccaattgagctaagctcacgaggacataagTATTGAACATATGATTTGTCATCactgatatatattataaaataattattatacacGAGACAAGGGATAcactaatatatattattaaacattattctcattccttcaaaaaaatattattctccTTTTTATTCAAACCATAACGTAAGTGAAAaactaacttaaaaaaataatagaattatacACATCATTTGTTATCATTgaatacaaattcaaaataattataacacaAAGAGACAAGTTTTAGCCGATATGaattttaagatatttattaaccatgtgacatgtcatcactgatatatatatatatatataaaaagataatccccgtgagcttagctcagttggt is from Medicago truncatula cultivar Jemalong A17 chromosome 1, MtrunA17r5.0-ANR, whole genome shotgun sequence and encodes:
- the LOC25485783 gene encoding DNA-directed RNA polymerase V subunit 7 translates to MFLKVQLPWNVIIAAENLKPGSLMLQRAILIRLLSDFAAKKATKDMGYFLAVTTLDKIGEGKVRQHTGDVLFPVVFNAVTFKIFKGEVLEGVVHKVLKHGVFMRIGPIENAYLSSSKMPGYVYVLGENPYFMNQKMPKIAKDVKVRVVVIGTKWMEAEREFQALVGLEGDYLGPISSPDM